A stretch of DNA from Candidatus Zixiibacteriota bacterium:
GATTACCCGGAGGCGGCCGCCCTGCTGGCATCTTTCGTTGGGCAACTCAAAGGTAAATGGAAGCTGGCTGTATTTGACCAGATTTCGGAACAGGATGACAGCTTCGAACTGCTTTCAAAGGAGTTTCAAAATCAAGGGCTGTCATTCCGTGTGGAGCCGGCCGACAAATGCCCGGCGATGACTCTGGAGGACCCGGAAGCGGCCAGGAAAATGTATTACAAGCGAAATATCACCAGTTATGTGAACTGGCTCAAAAAAGAGGGGGATTTTAGATACAATATATATACCGACCGTGATGAGGCGCTTTCCCGTCTTGATGACCTCTTTAACCAGCATATCAAGCGCTGGGAGGGGACTCCCACGCCGAGTTATTTTCGCAATCCGTCAATGACGGAATTCTATCGGCGGGTGGTGGAAAAGATGCATCCCTGCGGCTGGATTCATTTTTCCAGCCTGACGCTGGACAGCCATTTCCTGGCGCTGTATATTAGTCTGGAGTACGGGAATAAATTGTATTTTTATAAGACCTGTTTTAATCTGGATTACGCTAAGAAATCGCCCGGGCAGGTAATTCTGAGATATCATCTTGATTATGCCCTATCCCGAGGGATTGTGGAACTGGATTTTGCCCGCGGGGATGAAGGGTACAAAGACCGCTTTGCCAATCGGGTGCGACAGAGTCGCCGCCTTATAATTTACCCGGGCGGCTGGCGTCAGAAAGCGGCGCAGGTCTTCTATGATTTTAGATATTCGAAATTGGTCGATATATTATATCGTAACAGATACGCGCAGCAATTGAAAGACTGGGTGCTCGCGAAAAGGCGAAAACGGTAGCAGGCTACGGCAGGTTTACCAAATATGCGGAAGATAATAAATTTCCTTTCGACCTTGAGGAAATTCAAGCGCGACCTGGAAGGGCGGCGTTTTCTCTACACGCAGGCTATTCTGGCATGGATTCCGAGTTTTATCGGTTATACCATTCGCGGAAGATTCTACCGCAAGTGGATCAAGTCGGTCGGTCCCAATACTCTCTTTCTGGAGCGGCTCTATATTAGGAATCCTCAGCTCATGACCATCGGCTCCAATTGCTCCATGGGGATTGACTGCGCCATTCAGGCGGCCGGCGGACTTACTATCGGCAACTATGTCATTCTCGGTCCCGGAGTGAAAATCTGGACCTCCAACCATATCTACGCCGACCCCAATGTTCCCATATACGATCAAGGGTCGGAATTCAAACCGGTGGTTATCGAAGATGATACCTGGATAGGCGCCAATGCCTTCATTATGCCGGGAACACATCTGGGAAAAGGTTGTGTGGTTGCCGCCGGGGCGATTGTCAGCGGTCGAAGGTACAAAGATTTTTCCATTCTGGCTGGCAATCCGGCACGGGTTATCGGTTTCCGCGGGCAGCAAAACAAGCCGGAGACGTCCGCTCCCGAGAAAGAATCTTAAATGGACGGCAGCATCAAGGTCTCGGTTGTCATCGGGACTTACAATCATGGCCGCTACATTGCCGACTGCATTCAAAGCGTCCTGGCTCAGACTTTCAAACAGTTTGAGATAATTGTTATTGATGACGGCTCTACCGACAATACCGCGGAGGTGGTCCATCCTTACCTCGATAAGATAACTTACATTCACCAGAAAAACAGCGGCCGGGCGGCATCGCGCAATGCCGGAATTCGCCAGGCTCGTTACGACTGGGTCGCCTTTTTGGATGCCGATGACCTCTGGACGGAAAATAAGTTGGAAAAGCAGGTAGCCGCGGTGACAGCGCATCCCGAGATTGACCTTCTTGTAACCAATGCCTGTTGGTTCAATGAGACCGGGATTGTCAAAGCCGACTATTTTAAGACCATGAATATGATGCCTCTCCAGAAACAGATAAGAGAAGGCTCGCTAATAATATTTGAAGAAAGGCTCTATCCTCTCTTCATCGATGAAAATTTTGTCAACCTCTCCAGTGTGTTGGTGAAGAAAGAATGCCTCTTCAGGGAAGGACTCTTTGATGAGGCTCTGCCACGGGCACAGGATAGAGACCTTTGGCTGCGGATGTCGCGCCACTGCAAATTTGCCGCGATAGACGAAATATTGACGCGCAGCCGTCAGCATACCCTCTCGGATGGTCCCAAGACTATCGTGCCGTACCTCAGCCGGGTGACATTGTTTGAAAAGGCTTACCGCGGAAATGGAGAATTTGAAAACAGATATCGGCGCGAACTGGCTTTACGGGTAGGACGCTGTCACTTTGACCTGGGGCATTTCTATTTCTTCCGCGAAAATGACTTTCCCAAAGCGCGACAGGAATTCCGTCTCAGTTATAAGCACGGCTATCGTCCGGCAGTGCTTCCGCTGTATATTACGGCCACATATTTCCCCAAAGGGATGATAATTGGCTTGCGCCGATTCAAGAACCGGTTCAGATAGAGTCACTCGAACAGAGCCGATATCCGCGACTTCTGTTAAATCTCTAAGGGGAAGTTATCTATAATATTGCCATCAGATTGCAGATGCTTGCCGCCAAAGCTGAAATGCCGTCCCTGCAGAAAACCGACCTGACGCTTACCGTCCCTGTCAATATGGTCGATTGCAAGCAAAGCGTCGGTTTCAAACAGTCCGATTTTCCGCCTCACTCCGCTGGCATTAAAACCGATATGCAGTTCCGATTCTCCCCGGCTGAGTTTAATCAGAAAGGAAAGCGGCGCCGGACTGTCCCCCGGCTCAAAATCCTGGCACTGGATTTCAAAGGGCTTGTCCTGACTGGAATAAGACTGCATCGAAATCACGGTCAATAGGGAGAAATTATCTGCAATCTTGCTCTGGGCGCGAATTGTCTGCGCCGGAATTTTGGTATTGTAAAACGGCGATAGCCAGTCGTCATCGATACGCAGAGAATATTCGGCGCCGGAAGGGGAATAGAAGGCCACATGGTGCTCCCTGTCTGAAACTTTGACCCTCACGGTATTACCGTCCAGGGAAGCGCGCCGACCTGCCCCCAGATGGTATGAGCAGAGCCATTGATGAAGTGTCGGCGCGATTACTATATCATAGATGGCGATTATGTCAGGAAGATATCCGATAATATACCGCTCCTGGGTATGCTGAACCTCATCGGAACGGCTCTTAAAATTGGTTAGTTTCGCGCCAAGAAGCAGAAGCGGTCCATGGGAGTGATTGCTCAGGACTGTCATTTCCGGAGGGCGGGAATTCCAGGCTTCATACCCTCCGAAATCGTCGCCATCTGGCGAAATAGTATTATGGCTGACACTGCTTCTAAAATACCGTCGCCAGTTGCGGCTGTTGATTTCTTTGAACCGGGGATGAATAGAGTGATATATCAATTTCTTAAACGCGTTGAATTTTTTGGTGCCTTTGAAAAAGGGAATCGGATTGCGGAAAATAGGGGCATAGGTAAAACGTCCCGGGTCAATCAGAAAGGGGCCTTCGGAGGTGGTTATCAAAAACTGAAGTTCATCAGCATGAGAATGCCAATATCTTCTTTCGGGAGGACGAGCCGCATAATCAAATAAAAGATACCCGTCTTTATTGTCATCGGTCTTCCACCGTCTAATAATCCAGCCGGTTGCCGGCAGTGTGATAAGTGAGCGCTCGGTGTTCGCTTTCGCATCAATCTTTTTAATGTCGCCCAATATTGCGTTACGGAAGTTGATAATGTATTCAAGATCGAAAGCGTCCGAATCGCCGATTTGAGGAATTTTCCCCTGCGGGTCTGCCATAGAAATCAGAACATCTATCATCTTCTCGGTCAGCGCCTGAAGGTCCCGGTCCACGACGATATCATTGACCTTTAGAATGGCGATATAATCAAGCAGCGTCAATATAACCTCGCCATGATACATCGGGCATTTTTCAATGAGCATGCCGTCTGACAAAATTTCGGTAACGGAAATCTCTTTTAGCCGCTCTAATCCCTTTGTATGCCACCGTTCGGTATCGCTCAGGTTTGCCAGATAATCGGCCGCAGTGAGCAGGGAAGTAACAATGAAGAACTCCCAGTTGCCAACTTTCTGCCCCAGACCGTCGCAAAGAAAATCGGCATCCTCCAGTATTAGAGAAAAAAGGAGTATGACTGCCTCATCGGGAAACTCCTTGTGCTCTTTAATTAAGTCAAATGCTTTGACAAGATTGAACAGACGAACGGCGGCATCAAGGCGGTTGGTCTTATTACTGCGTAGCAGTTTCTTCCGAGAGTCAGCAAAACTGGCTAAATGGTCGGTCAAGAATTCGAGGTATTCAGGATTATTGTTCAGGCAGAAGCCGGCCGCCAGGTCGAAGATATGGAAAAACCGCATCAGCGAGTGACGCCATTCATCATCCCCGTTAGGCACATTAAGCCAGTTTATTTTCTTGCCTACTTTTTCAGGCTGGACGGAGGTTTCCATATGCCAGGGATGCCAGAATATTATTTCACCGCGGCAAATCAGGTCTGCGGACTTGACAATTTCGGTCGCTTCAGGAAAGCGGGCTTTAAATATCGCGGAATGCGCTCCTTCGGGCTGCCAGTACAGCTTGCCGGGGTTGCGAAGATGCTGCGCCAGCGAGGTTAAATCACTTTGTTCAGCCGGTCCCTTTTTCAATCTACGAGTAATACTTGACAGGGCACTCTGCAGGGTGGCGTCGTTTATGGGGGAAATCTTCATAATCAATCATATGATATCGAAACGGCGTATTGGAGTCAAGAAAATGAAATCGCCACAGCTATATTCGTTGACCGGCCGACTGGAAAAATAGAGAGGTACATCCGATAAATTAATATAATGACTATCCGCCCGCAAAATCTTATCATTGCCTTGCTGTCAGAGTTAATTTAAGGAAATCGAATGTCCGGGAATGATGTTAAAGACAGGTCAAACCGCAAAATCAATATCCTCTTCATTATCGATGAGATTCCGGGCGCTTATGGGGGGACCGAAGGGCAGTTGTTCATGCTTGTCAAGAATCTCGACCGCAGCCGATTCAACCCTCATTTCGCCGCCCTGGCCGATACCCCCTGGATACACGAGGGACATCTGGAGGCACCGGTGGCAGTATTCCCTGCGAAGCGACTTCTCAGCCCGGGAACATTGCGACAGATGTTGCGCTTCCGCAAATACTGCCGTCAGAATGAAATAGAAATTATCCAGACCTATTTCAATGATGCCTACATTTTTGCGGCTCTGGCAGGGAGACTGGCCGGAATTAAGAATATAGTCGCGGGAAGGCGGAATCTCGGACCGGGCTTCTGGAATGAAAAGAATCTCCTCCGCGTCTTTCGCCTGCTGCGGCATATTACCAGATTATATATCGCCAATAGTGAAGCCACCAAAGACTCAATTGTCAATTACGAGCAAATCGAACCTGATAAGGTTGAGGTAATATATAACGGTTTGGACTTGAGCCGTTTTCCCCCGGTAACGGACTTCTCAAGAAAGGCGGCGCGAAAACTCTTGAAGGTTGGTGATTCCGACCTTCTGGTCGGAATGGTGGCGCATCTTCGTCCTGAAAAAAATATCGAGTTTTTCATCGATGCCGCCGCTGTCATCGCCGCCAAATATCCGGCTGCCCGTTTTGTCGTCATTGGCGAGGGACCTCTGGAGGACTCCCTGAAAGAAAGAATTCGGGTGAAAAACATATCCGAGGTTTTCAGGTTGACCGGTTCAGTGCCCGATATTGCGCCATACCTTCCGGCGTTTGATATAGCCTGCCTGACCTCAGGCGGCGAAAGTTTTTCCAACGCTATTATTGAGTATCAGGCATTGGGACTTCCTGTAATCGCCACCGCCGTCGGCGGCAATATCGAGGCGGTCGGTGACAGCGGCAAGCTGTTCCCTGCCGGAGATATCAAGGCTTTCGTTAAATCGCTGGCGGAACTGCTCGAATCGGAGCCTCTTCGCAAAGAACTGGGGAATAAAGGGAGAGCGCTGGCGACGGAAAGATACGGCGTTGAAAAGATGGTGCGTCAGCATGAAGAGCTCTACTCTCGGATAAAAAATGGTTGAGAAAGAAAATGACTCCCGGATACTGAAATGGCGCGGACAGAAATAAGAATTATCTCCAATATTATCGGCCTGGATGGGGCATCGGGAAAAGGTTTGAAAGTTAAACTGATTCCCTATCCCAAGGAAGATATAGGAGTCTTCAGTATTTTTCGACTTTTCTTGAAATCTTTTTCCTGCGACTATATCATTCTGAATTTCAATTCCTTCGACTTTTTTGTTCTGGCCTTCTTCAAACTGATTTTCTTTTTTAACCGCTGTCGTCTGGTGACTCTTGACCTCTTTCTGCTGCAACCGGAAAATCTCAAAGAAAAAATTAATCGACTAATAAAGATTCTGCTTTTGAGACGGGCGTATCGCTTTCTGGTTTACAGCAGGAATAATAAAGGGTACGAAATTCATTACCGTATCCCGGGCGAGAAATTTGTCTATGTACCCTACAAGGTCAATGCCCTAAATCTTATTCAAAAGACCGCCACGGCGGATGCGGGGTACATTTTCTGCGGGGGAAAGTCCCGCCGCGATTTTAACGCCTTATTTGATGCGGTCAGAGAGAACCGACTGCCGGTCAAAATCGTAACGGTGGACAACCGTGAACTGCAGCGGCACGGCTCCTTTCTCGATGAAAAAGCGGCCCCCGAGAATGTGGAAATAGTCCGTCACGACGGCAGCGTCGGGAGATTTGTGGAAATAATGGCCAATTCACGAATGGTGGTGATTCCAATAAAGAAAGATATCATCACTCAGGCCGGCATTGCGGTCTATCTGATGGCAATGGCGCTGAAAAAATGCGTTATAATATCATCGGGCCCCGGGGTGGATGACGTGCTGCCGGAAGGCGCCGCGGTGATTGTGCCTCCCGGCAATGTTGCGGCGCTGCGCCAGGCAATGGAACGGATTTATCAGGACCAGGCCGAAAGAGAACGGGTCACCCGCGCCGGATACGACTACGCCATGAGTCTGAAAGGAATTATTTCCATGCAGGAGGCTATTGAGAATTTTATATATGATGATTATATCGCCTTGAGAAGGCTCCGCTTGCCTCAAAATTCTTAAAGCAGAGAATATTCAATGAAATTGAAAATGATGTTCCGGGTCCT
This window harbors:
- a CDS encoding glycosyltransferase — translated: MSGNDVKDRSNRKINILFIIDEIPGAYGGTEGQLFMLVKNLDRSRFNPHFAALADTPWIHEGHLEAPVAVFPAKRLLSPGTLRQMLRFRKYCRQNEIEIIQTYFNDAYIFAALAGRLAGIKNIVAGRRNLGPGFWNEKNLLRVFRLLRHITRLYIANSEATKDSIVNYEQIEPDKVEVIYNGLDLSRFPPVTDFSRKAARKLLKVGDSDLLVGMVAHLRPEKNIEFFIDAAAVIAAKYPAARFVVIGEGPLEDSLKERIRVKNISEVFRLTGSVPDIAPYLPAFDIACLTSGGESFSNAIIEYQALGLPVIATAVGGNIEAVGDSGKLFPAGDIKAFVKSLAELLESEPLRKELGNKGRALATERYGVEKMVRQHEELYSRIKNG
- a CDS encoding GNAT family N-acetyltransferase; this encodes DYPEAAALLASFVGQLKGKWKLAVFDQISEQDDSFELLSKEFQNQGLSFRVEPADKCPAMTLEDPEAARKMYYKRNITSYVNWLKKEGDFRYNIYTDRDEALSRLDDLFNQHIKRWEGTPTPSYFRNPSMTEFYRRVVEKMHPCGWIHFSSLTLDSHFLALYISLEYGNKLYFYKTCFNLDYAKKSPGQVILRYHLDYALSRGIVELDFARGDEGYKDRFANRVRQSRRLIIYPGGWRQKAAQVFYDFRYSKLVDILYRNRYAQQLKDWVLAKRRKR
- a CDS encoding acyltransferase, which gives rise to MRKIINFLSTLRKFKRDLEGRRFLYTQAILAWIPSFIGYTIRGRFYRKWIKSVGPNTLFLERLYIRNPQLMTIGSNCSMGIDCAIQAAGGLTIGNYVILGPGVKIWTSNHIYADPNVPIYDQGSEFKPVVIEDDTWIGANAFIMPGTHLGKGCVVAAGAIVSGRRYKDFSILAGNPARVIGFRGQQNKPETSAPEKES
- a CDS encoding glycosyltransferase, giving the protein MDGSIKVSVVIGTYNHGRYIADCIQSVLAQTFKQFEIIVIDDGSTDNTAEVVHPYLDKITYIHQKNSGRAASRNAGIRQARYDWVAFLDADDLWTENKLEKQVAAVTAHPEIDLLVTNACWFNETGIVKADYFKTMNMMPLQKQIREGSLIIFEERLYPLFIDENFVNLSSVLVKKECLFREGLFDEALPRAQDRDLWLRMSRHCKFAAIDEILTRSRQHTLSDGPKTIVPYLSRVTLFEKAYRGNGEFENRYRRELALRVGRCHFDLGHFYFFRENDFPKARQEFRLSYKHGYRPAVLPLYITATYFPKGMIIGLRRFKNRFR
- a CDS encoding glycosyltransferase, whose translation is MARTEIRIISNIIGLDGASGKGLKVKLIPYPKEDIGVFSIFRLFLKSFSCDYIILNFNSFDFFVLAFFKLIFFFNRCRLVTLDLFLLQPENLKEKINRLIKILLLRRAYRFLVYSRNNKGYEIHYRIPGEKFVYVPYKVNALNLIQKTATADAGYIFCGGKSRRDFNALFDAVRENRLPVKIVTVDNRELQRHGSFLDEKAAPENVEIVRHDGSVGRFVEIMANSRMVVIPIKKDIITQAGIAVYLMAMALKKCVIISSGPGVDDVLPEGAAVIVPPGNVAALRQAMERIYQDQAERERVTRAGYDYAMSLKGIISMQEAIENFIYDDYIALRRLRLPQNS
- a CDS encoding heparinase II/III family protein, with the protein product MKISPINDATLQSALSSITRRLKKGPAEQSDLTSLAQHLRNPGKLYWQPEGAHSAIFKARFPEATEIVKSADLICRGEIIFWHPWHMETSVQPEKVGKKINWLNVPNGDDEWRHSLMRFFHIFDLAAGFCLNNNPEYLEFLTDHLASFADSRKKLLRSNKTNRLDAAVRLFNLVKAFDLIKEHKEFPDEAVILLFSLILEDADFLCDGLGQKVGNWEFFIVTSLLTAADYLANLSDTERWHTKGLERLKEISVTEILSDGMLIEKCPMYHGEVILTLLDYIAILKVNDIVVDRDLQALTEKMIDVLISMADPQGKIPQIGDSDAFDLEYIINFRNAILGDIKKIDAKANTERSLITLPATGWIIRRWKTDDNKDGYLLFDYAARPPERRYWHSHADELQFLITTSEGPFLIDPGRFTYAPIFRNPIPFFKGTKKFNAFKKLIYHSIHPRFKEINSRNWRRYFRSSVSHNTISPDGDDFGGYEAWNSRPPEMTVLSNHSHGPLLLLGAKLTNFKSRSDEVQHTQERYIIGYLPDIIAIYDIVIAPTLHQWLCSYHLGAGRRASLDGNTVRVKVSDREHHVAFYSPSGAEYSLRIDDDWLSPFYNTKIPAQTIRAQSKIADNFSLLTVISMQSYSSQDKPFEIQCQDFEPGDSPAPLSFLIKLSRGESELHIGFNASGVRRKIGLFETDALLAIDHIDRDGKRQVGFLQGRHFSFGGKHLQSDGNIIDNFPLEI